A single genomic interval of Arachis duranensis cultivar V14167 chromosome 7, aradu.V14167.gnm2.J7QH, whole genome shotgun sequence harbors:
- the LOC107496637 gene encoding uncharacterized protein LOC107496637, with translation MAIGTLSLLTMVRFESGSFNGLPPPRSPKLSPHSHISLTKPSWVVRTESNVKKKRRKNPDPLCVVCEGSGRVDCHQCRGKGRTNQVHLEMLPKGEWPKWCRTCGGSGLGYCSRCLGTGEYRYIMGFHFMNRDDDKSQENKS, from the coding sequence ATGGCTATTGGGACCCTGAGTTTATTGACAATGGTTCGATTCGAGAGTGGGAGCTTCAATGGCCTACCTCCTCCTCGCTCCCCCAAGTTGTCGCCACATAGTCACATCTCACTCACTAAGCCATCTTGGGTTGTGAGAACGGAGTCAAATgttaagaagaagagaagaaagaaccCGGATCCGCTTTGTGTAGTCTGTGAGGGGAGTGGACGAGTCGATTGCCACCAGTGTCGTGGGAAGGGAAGGACAAACCAGGTTCATTTGGAAATGCTCCCAAAAGGCGAATGGCCAAAATGGTGTAGAACTTGTGGTGGAAGCGGTCTTGGTTACTGCTCCCGTTGCCTTGGTACCGGAGAATATAGGTATATTATGGGATTCCATTTCATGAACAGGGACGATGATAAATCCCAAGAAAACAAGTCTTAG